One window from the genome of Pirellulales bacterium encodes:
- the thiS gene encoding sulfur carrier protein ThiS, translating to MQVTVNGEPRELSAGTTIADLLAELGVRPRHCAVELNLELIPRSLHAARALASGDRVEVVTLVGGG from the coding sequence GTGCAAGTCACCGTCAACGGCGAGCCGCGCGAGCTGAGCGCCGGAACCACCATTGCCGACCTGTTGGCCGAACTCGGAGTGCGCCCGAGGCACTGCGCGGTGGAGTTGAATCTGGAACTGATTCCCCGATCGCTGCACGCCGCTCGCGCGCTGGCCAGCGGCGACCGCGTGGAAGTGGTCACTTTGGTAGGTGGAGGCTAG
- a CDS encoding thiazole synthase, producing the protein MATDIIAPDRLKIGAHELASRLIVGTGKYAGYDLMAESLTLSGTDCITVAVRRERLIDAAGRNLLDFIDTNRYLLLPNTAGCFTADDAIRVARLGREILLGLENPGADWVKLEVLGDKKTLLPDPVATLAATEKLVAEGFAVLCYTTDDPVTAKRLKEAGAASVMPAGSPIGSGQGILNPNNIRICLEYLKDGDPDYPVIVDAGVGTASDVTFAMELGVDGVLLNTGIAHARDPLAMARAMRAAIEAGRLSYLAGRIPRKLYATASSPDEGVIAPRSAR; encoded by the coding sequence GTGGCGACAGACATCATCGCACCCGATCGCTTGAAGATTGGCGCGCACGAACTCGCGAGCCGACTGATCGTGGGCACCGGCAAATACGCGGGCTACGACCTGATGGCCGAGTCGCTCACGCTGTCCGGAACCGATTGCATCACCGTGGCCGTCCGCCGCGAGCGGCTGATCGACGCCGCCGGTCGCAACCTGCTCGACTTCATCGACACCAATCGCTATCTGCTCTTGCCGAACACGGCTGGCTGTTTTACCGCGGACGACGCGATTCGCGTGGCCCGGTTGGGACGCGAGATCTTGCTAGGGCTAGAGAACCCCGGCGCCGATTGGGTCAAGCTGGAGGTGCTTGGCGACAAAAAGACGCTGCTCCCCGACCCGGTGGCCACGCTCGCCGCCACAGAAAAACTGGTGGCCGAGGGCTTTGCGGTCCTTTGCTACACCACCGACGACCCCGTGACCGCCAAGCGGCTTAAGGAGGCGGGCGCCGCCAGCGTCATGCCCGCCGGCAGCCCCATTGGCTCGGGCCAAGGAATTTTGAATCCCAATAATATCCGCATCTGTCTCGAATACCTCAAAGACGGCGACCCCGACTACCCGGTGATTGTCGATGCCGGGGTGGGCACCGCCAGCGATGTGACCTTTGCCATGGAGCTTGGCGTCGACGGCGTATTGCTCAATACCGGCATTGCCCATGCCCGCGATCCGCTGGCCATGGCCCGCGCCATGCGCGCCGCGATTGAGGCGGGGCGACTGTCGTACCTGGCGGGGCGCATCCCGCGCAAGCTCTACGCCACCGCGTCCAGCCCCGACGAAGGGGTGATCGCCCCGCGGAGCGCGCGGTAA
- a CDS encoding fatty acid desaturase: MEATQESRLTPRELSALVHPFRFLDNYTNLLYLAADYVTLIVTLAAAITFCHQRAAWGLHPAWTIPVGLAALAIVGAAQHRLAGLGHEGAHYILFKHRVLNEVVSDLCCMFPLFSTTEQYRQIHLGHHEYVNDWQRDPELLNLGKTRMMDRFPMTRWEFIYNFGLRLFWPPTLLRYMWDNIYVTALGLGLHPYQDEARRAPRLLGVVRLTSALGVLYLAALVGVMGYLSHHGSWLSLTLTPLAMYAAALAVLAALPTDWFFSSRLRPVYPIKITSALRLGFITALECVLAWSMFATGFEWGVYFWLFWMLPLFTTFPYYMLLRDLFQHANADGGKLTNSRVAECNPLLRWGMFIYGQDVHLTHHLYPAVPHYRLRALHEALMRQPCDYRDEVIECHGTITNPRRLPSLLDVIEKPVSWQRIANGRG, from the coding sequence ATGGAAGCCACTCAAGAAAGTCGCCTCACCCCGCGCGAATTGAGCGCGCTCGTGCATCCGTTTCGCTTTCTGGACAACTACACCAACCTGCTCTATCTGGCGGCCGATTACGTCACCCTGATCGTCACGCTCGCGGCGGCGATCACCTTTTGCCATCAGCGCGCCGCCTGGGGACTGCACCCGGCCTGGACCATCCCCGTGGGATTGGCCGCGCTGGCCATCGTCGGCGCGGCGCAGCACCGGCTGGCCGGCTTGGGGCACGAAGGGGCGCACTACATCCTGTTCAAGCACCGCGTGCTCAACGAGGTGGTCTCGGATCTGTGCTGCATGTTTCCCCTCTTTTCGACCACCGAGCAGTACCGGCAGATCCATCTAGGGCATCACGAGTATGTGAACGACTGGCAGCGCGACCCCGAACTGCTCAACCTGGGCAAGACGCGGATGATGGACCGCTTTCCCATGACGCGCTGGGAATTCATCTACAACTTTGGACTGCGGCTGTTCTGGCCCCCCACGCTGCTGCGCTACATGTGGGACAACATCTATGTGACCGCGCTCGGCCTGGGGCTGCATCCGTATCAAGACGAAGCGCGCCGCGCCCCGCGACTCTTGGGTGTGGTGCGGCTCACCAGCGCGCTTGGGGTGTTGTATCTGGCGGCGCTGGTCGGTGTGATGGGGTACCTGAGCCACCACGGCAGTTGGCTCTCGCTGACGCTCACGCCGCTAGCGATGTACGCGGCCGCGCTGGCGGTGCTGGCGGCGCTGCCGACCGACTGGTTCTTTTCTTCCCGGCTGCGGCCGGTGTATCCCATCAAGATCACCAGCGCCCTGCGGTTGGGTTTTATCACCGCGCTGGAGTGCGTGCTGGCGTGGTCGATGTTCGCCACCGGCTTTGAGTGGGGGGTGTACTTCTGGCTGTTTTGGATGCTGCCGCTGTTCACCACCTTTCCCTATTACATGCTGCTCCGCGATCTCTTTCAGCACGCCAACGCCGATGGCGGCAAACTCACCAACAGCCGCGTGGCCGAGTGCAATCCGCTGTTGCGCTGGGGCATGTTCATCTACGGCCAAGACGTGCATCTGACGCATCACTTGTACCCCGCCGTGCCCCACTACCGGCTGCGCGCGCTGCACGAGGCGCTGATGCGCCAGCCATGCGACTATCGCGACGAGGTGATCGAGTGCCACGGCACGATCACCAACCCACGGCGCTTGCCGTCGTTGTTGGACGTGATCGAGAAGCCGGTGTCGTGGCAGCGAATCGCTAACGGGCGTGGTTAA
- a CDS encoding redoxin domain-containing protein, with amino-acid sequence MLRPALIALVLALPAVAGAAAPQGPIADFALRDIHGRQVALTDAAGQRLTVVVFLGVECPLARLYAPRLVELASAYRDRRVAWVAIDSNRQDALSEMGHYAREFQLPFPLLKDDDNAIADAFAAQRTPEVFVLDAERMVRYHGRIDDQYQPGLSGARARRDDLRQALDELLAGKPVSVPETPLAGCLIGRRPSRPPLDNPTITWTRDVARLFQSHCQDCHRPGEIGPMPLLTYQDVQGWEPMIREVVSQGRMPPWHANPEVGHFVNDVSLSQTDKQTILDWIDQGIPEGDPAHAPPPATFPEGWHITQPDQVVYMSEQPFAVPAEGIVEYKWFVADPGFKEDRWIKAAECRPGNRAVVHHVTVYYKPPGVPFDLRIGRRVNLLAGYAPGKIHYTPLPGLAFYLPAGTQLVFEMHYTPNGSPQEDRSSIGLVFAKPEEVEKQLYCVMNANDQFSIPPGVDNHRVDAAYEIDEDSLLYFMSPHMHLRGKSFRFDVVYPGGARETLLDIPRFDFGWQTNYILAEPKRLPKGSRVLCAAHYDNSAENLANPDPTATVRWGDQTWEEMMIGTIAIAPVDQDLRRGLGVPKRSFDPSQWWYPQYTPLALGAFLLALLASLYAGWRFLRRGAV; translated from the coding sequence ATGTTGCGCCCTGCCTTGATCGCGCTAGTGCTTGCCCTGCCGGCCGTGGCCGGCGCCGCCGCGCCGCAAGGCCCCATCGCCGACTTTGCCCTGCGCGATATTCACGGCCGCCAGGTCGCCCTGACCGACGCCGCGGGCCAGCGCTTGACCGTGGTGGTCTTTCTTGGCGTCGAGTGCCCCTTGGCCCGGCTCTATGCGCCGCGCCTGGTCGAACTGGCCAGCGCCTATCGCGATCGGAGAGTCGCCTGGGTGGCGATCGACTCCAACCGGCAAGACGCGCTCTCCGAAATGGGGCACTACGCCCGCGAGTTTCAACTGCCGTTTCCGCTGCTCAAAGACGACGACAACGCCATTGCCGACGCCTTTGCCGCCCAGCGCACGCCCGAGGTCTTTGTCCTCGATGCCGAGCGGATGGTGCGCTATCACGGCCGCATCGACGACCAATACCAGCCGGGCCTGTCCGGCGCGCGCGCGCGGCGCGACGACCTGCGCCAGGCGCTCGACGAACTGTTGGCCGGCAAGCCGGTGTCCGTGCCAGAAACGCCGCTGGCCGGTTGCTTGATCGGTCGCCGGCCGTCGCGGCCACCGCTCGACAACCCCACCATCACCTGGACGCGCGACGTGGCGCGGCTCTTTCAGTCGCATTGCCAAGACTGTCATCGGCCCGGCGAGATCGGCCCCATGCCGCTGTTGACCTACCAAGACGTGCAAGGCTGGGAGCCGATGATTCGCGAGGTGGTGTCGCAGGGGCGCATGCCCCCTTGGCACGCCAATCCCGAGGTGGGCCACTTTGTCAACGATGTCAGCCTCTCCCAGACGGACAAGCAAACCATCCTCGATTGGATCGACCAAGGCATCCCCGAGGGAGACCCGGCCCACGCGCCGCCGCCGGCCACTTTTCCCGAGGGTTGGCACATCACTCAGCCAGACCAGGTGGTCTACATGAGCGAACAACCGTTCGCCGTGCCGGCTGAAGGCATCGTCGAGTACAAGTGGTTTGTCGCCGACCCTGGCTTCAAGGAGGATCGCTGGATCAAGGCGGCCGAGTGTCGCCCCGGCAACCGCGCCGTCGTCCATCATGTGACGGTCTACTACAAACCGCCGGGCGTGCCATTCGATCTGCGCATTGGTCGCCGCGTGAATCTGCTGGCGGGCTACGCGCCCGGCAAGATTCACTACACGCCGCTGCCGGGCTTGGCGTTTTATCTGCCGGCCGGCACGCAACTCGTGTTCGAGATGCACTACACCCCCAACGGCTCGCCGCAAGAGGACCGCAGTTCCATCGGACTGGTCTTCGCCAAGCCCGAGGAGGTGGAAAAGCAACTCTACTGCGTAATGAACGCCAACGATCAGTTCAGCATTCCGCCCGGCGTGGACAACCATCGGGTCGATGCGGCTTACGAGATCGACGAAGACTCGCTGTTGTACTTCATGAGCCCGCACATGCACCTGCGGGGAAAGTCGTTCCGGTTCGACGTGGTGTACCCCGGCGGCGCGCGCGAGACGCTGCTGGATATTCCGCGGTTCGATTTTGGCTGGCAGACCAACTACATCCTGGCCGAGCCGAAGCGCCTGCCCAAGGGAAGTCGAGTGCTCTGCGCCGCGCACTACGACAACTCGGCCGAAAACCTGGCCAATCCCGATCCCACGGCCACGGTGCGCTGGGGAGATCAAACCTGGGAAGAGATGATGATCGGCACCATTGCCATCGCGCCGGTCGATCAGGACCTGCGCCGCGGCCTCGGCGTCCCGAAGCGCAGCTTCGATCCGAGCCAGTGGTGGTATCCGCAGTACACGCCCTTGGCGCTAGGCGCTTTCTTGCTGGCCCTGCTGGCCAGCCTCTACGCCGGCTGGCGATTCTTGCGCCGCGGAGCGGTTTGA
- a CDS encoding MaoC family dehydratase — MALRVIKGLDELKTLIGQSLGTSDWLPITQQQVQQFADSTRDHQWLHVDPERAQRESPYGQTIAHGFLTLSLCPALAQDTFQIEGIKMGVNYGLNRVRFPNAVRVGSRVRLTSQLVDLKECQEGATVTYKQTIEVEGEDKPACVAEMMARLYF; from the coding sequence ATGGCCCTACGAGTCATCAAGGGATTGGACGAACTGAAGACGCTGATTGGCCAGTCGCTCGGCACCAGCGATTGGTTGCCGATCACCCAACAGCAGGTGCAGCAGTTCGCCGACTCCACCCGCGACCATCAGTGGTTGCATGTCGATCCCGAGCGGGCCCAGCGCGAAAGCCCTTATGGGCAAACGATCGCGCATGGCTTTTTGACCCTCTCCCTTTGCCCGGCCTTGGCTCAAGACACCTTCCAGATCGAAGGGATCAAGATGGGGGTGAACTACGGACTGAACCGGGTTCGGTTCCCCAACGCCGTGCGCGTCGGCTCGCGAGTGCGCTTGACCTCGCAATTAGTCGATCTCAAAGAATGTCAGGAAGGCGCGACCGTCACCTACAAGCAAACGATCGAAGTCGAGGGAGAAGACAAGCCGGCCTGCGTGGCCGAAATGATGGCCCGCCTCTACTTTTGA
- a CDS encoding GYF domain-containing protein, translating into MWYYARNGQQYGPISEQELRQRIAAGEVYPNDLVWRDGMGDWVLAAVCPDLAGAFPPGVAVPPLPPGSADSKRIVAGIFALLLGSFGVHKFYLGMPMAGIIMLLGTVATCGIGAMVTHVVGIIEGVIYLSKSDADFYQTYVVGKRSWF; encoded by the coding sequence ATGTGGTACTACGCTCGTAACGGACAGCAATACGGCCCGATCAGCGAGCAGGAATTGCGCCAGCGGATCGCCGCCGGCGAAGTGTACCCCAACGACCTGGTATGGCGCGACGGCATGGGCGACTGGGTGTTGGCCGCGGTCTGCCCTGATCTGGCGGGGGCTTTTCCCCCCGGCGTCGCCGTTCCGCCCCTCCCCCCCGGCTCGGCCGACAGCAAGCGGATTGTCGCGGGCATCTTTGCCCTCCTGCTGGGCAGCTTTGGCGTACACAAGTTCTATTTAGGCATGCCGATGGCCGGCATCATCATGCTGCTGGGCACTGTGGCCACCTGCGGGATAGGGGCGATGGTGACGCACGTCGTCGGCATCATCGAGGGAGTGATCTACCTCTCCAAGTCCGACGCCGATTTCTACCAGACGTACGTCGTCGGCAAACGAAGCTGGTTCTAG
- a CDS encoding response regulator, translated as MIGRQPSILITDDDRNFREAIRDVLEPHGFRTLLARDGEEALSILRVAPIHIVLTDMHMPRLTGLEMIRRVHQMRGLLPCILMSAEADDTLVREAQEAQAFTVLPKPISGRAILNTVGFALRRNYGWRCLPQS; from the coding sequence GTGATCGGACGGCAACCTTCCATCCTCATCACCGACGACGATCGCAACTTTCGCGAGGCGATTCGCGACGTGCTGGAGCCGCACGGCTTTCGCACTTTGCTCGCGCGCGACGGCGAAGAAGCGCTGTCGATCCTCCGCGTCGCCCCCATCCATATCGTGCTCACCGATATGCACATGCCGCGGCTCACCGGCCTGGAAATGATTCGCCGCGTCCATCAGATGCGCGGGCTCTTGCCGTGCATTCTCATGTCGGCCGAGGCAGACGATACCCTGGTCCGCGAGGCCCAGGAGGCGCAGGCCTTCACCGTGCTCCCCAAGCCGATCAGCGGCCGGGCGATCCTCAACACGGTCGGCTTCGCCCTGCGCCGCAACTATGGCTGGCGCTGCCTGCCGCAGTCTTAA
- a CDS encoding alpha/beta fold hydrolase, whose product MILALPLFGACASSEYVSLRKTPQNPLADQLQLFSRSGPKPSPRATQVLRRYGLADAASDDSRVVLAKLEKFYEHEPTAEASYALAELAYIGGVKAKPKDKTAALDFYGGAVAHAYKYLFDHSLAYQRNVYDPEFRGACNLYNSALEAMLRIVADKDGLRPGSKHQIHTGAHTCEVCVVGKGTTWRPEEIEKFEFVSDYEVQGLTNQYRNYGLGVPLIAIRRQPQTPIPSEKFYPPGLSVPATAFLRVLPRNATDGSLRAELELYDPLAVRDIDIAGVRVPLESDLSTPLAYFLNEPKVEDLSTLGFLSPEKYQNLRGIYMVQPYEPGKIPVLMVHGLWSSPITWMEMFNDLRSDPRIRERYQFWFYLYPTGQPFWISAAQLRKDLVEARQILDPEVRQPALDQLILVGHSMGGLVSVLQTLESGDDYWKAVSDKPLQEIDTDADTKARLANTFYFHTNPGVRRVITIGTPHRGSTFANEATRYLGRKLVSMPQMLVRSGQQLYRDNPGAFKNDSILHTPTSIDSLSPDCPILPIMLAAPRPPALKRHNIVGVIEGDGLLTRVSGKGDGVVGYDSAHLDNVDSEIVVNADHSHVHRHPIAVLEVRRILLENLAELNATPDPRLPRIYPASAPNRLPPGLAAPAAMPIGPAPPGLAPPSPTAMGPMLIAPQTSAQ is encoded by the coding sequence GTGATTCTCGCGCTGCCGCTGTTTGGCGCGTGCGCTTCGAGCGAGTACGTGTCGCTGCGCAAAACGCCGCAGAACCCCCTGGCTGACCAGCTTCAACTCTTTTCGCGCAGTGGCCCCAAGCCCAGTCCGCGTGCCACGCAGGTGCTGCGCCGTTATGGTCTGGCCGACGCGGCGAGCGACGACAGCCGCGTGGTGCTAGCAAAGCTGGAAAAATTCTACGAGCACGAACCGACCGCCGAGGCGAGCTACGCGCTGGCCGAGTTGGCCTACATCGGCGGCGTGAAGGCCAAACCAAAAGACAAAACCGCCGCGCTCGACTTTTATGGCGGCGCCGTCGCCCACGCCTACAAGTATCTGTTCGATCACAGCCTGGCGTATCAGCGCAACGTCTACGATCCGGAGTTTCGCGGCGCTTGCAACCTGTACAACAGCGCGCTGGAAGCGATGCTGCGCATCGTGGCGGACAAGGACGGCCTGCGCCCCGGCAGCAAACATCAGATCCACACCGGCGCTCACACCTGCGAAGTGTGCGTGGTGGGCAAGGGAACCACCTGGCGGCCCGAGGAGATCGAAAAGTTCGAGTTCGTCTCCGATTACGAAGTGCAGGGCCTGACCAATCAGTATCGCAATTACGGGCTGGGCGTGCCGCTGATCGCGATACGCCGCCAACCGCAAACGCCGATCCCGAGCGAAAAGTTTTACCCGCCGGGATTGAGCGTCCCCGCGACCGCCTTTTTGCGCGTGCTGCCGCGCAACGCCACCGATGGCTCGCTGCGCGCTGAACTGGAACTGTACGATCCGCTGGCCGTACGCGACATCGACATCGCGGGCGTGCGCGTGCCGCTAGAGAGCGACCTGAGCACGCCGCTGGCCTACTTTCTGAACGAGCCCAAGGTCGAGGATCTGAGCACGCTCGGTTTTCTGTCGCCCGAGAAGTATCAAAATCTACGCGGCATCTACATGGTGCAGCCGTATGAGCCGGGCAAGATTCCGGTGCTGATGGTGCATGGCCTGTGGTCGAGCCCCATCACCTGGATGGAGATGTTCAACGATCTGCGGAGCGACCCGCGGATTCGCGAGCGCTACCAGTTTTGGTTTTATCTCTATCCCACCGGGCAACCGTTCTGGATCAGCGCCGCGCAGTTGCGCAAAGATTTGGTCGAAGCCCGGCAGATACTCGACCCCGAAGTGCGACAACCGGCGCTGGACCAGTTGATTTTGGTCGGGCATAGCATGGGGGGGCTGGTGTCGGTGCTGCAAACCTTGGAAAGCGGCGACGACTATTGGAAGGCGGTCAGCGACAAGCCGCTGCAAGAGATCGACACCGACGCCGACACCAAGGCCCGGCTGGCCAACACCTTTTACTTTCACACCAACCCGGGGGTGCGCCGCGTGATCACCATTGGCACGCCGCACCGGGGAAGCACCTTCGCCAACGAGGCCACTCGCTATCTGGGGCGCAAGCTGGTGTCGATGCCGCAGATGCTGGTCCGCTCTGGGCAGCAGCTTTATCGCGACAACCCCGGGGCGTTCAAGAACGACTCGATCTTGCACACCCCCACGTCGATCGATTCGCTGTCGCCCGATTGCCCCATACTGCCGATCATGCTCGCCGCGCCGCGACCGCCGGCGCTGAAGCGCCACAACATTGTCGGCGTGATCGAGGGAGACGGGCTGCTGACGCGCGTCTCTGGCAAAGGGGACGGCGTGGTGGGTTACGACAGCGCGCACCTGGACAACGTCGATTCCGAGATTGTGGTCAACGCCGATCACTCGCACGTGCATCGGCACCCGATTGCGGTGCTGGAGGTGCGGCGCATCTTGCTGGAGAACCTGGCGGAGTTGAACGCCACGCCCGACCCGCGACTACCGAGGATTTATCCGGCTTCGGCGCCGAACCGGTTGCCGCCGGGACTTGCGGCGCCGGCCGCGATGCCGATTGGTCCTGCGCCGCCGGGCCTTGCGCCGCCATCGCCGACCGCGATGGGGCCGATGCTGATCGCGCCGCAGACCTCAGCGCAATGA
- a CDS encoding tetratricopeptide repeat protein, which produces MSISAEDATAQGKLLLDNGDFDGAIAAYTKAIRLNPQNAQHYSSRGQAYERKGEWDNAIADCTEAIRLDPHGAEGHFVRGVVYGLRGDFDRGIADCTEAIRRDPKLFKAVWWRARLYDAKGEFYKAIADFTESIRLDPRYAEVYWGRGHAYKETGEFDKAIADFTESIRLKPRYAQVYFGRGYAYGKRGEFDKAIADYTEAILLNPEYVTAYYNRASAYGKQGEYDKAIADYTEAVRIDPKDAGAHYNRGCTHIEKGDYDAAITDFTSAIQINSQAGCFFYARGYAYSEKGDYYNAEADLRQSEKLGYKGPGESQSRRDRMS; this is translated from the coding sequence ATGAGCATCTCAGCGGAAGATGCGACAGCGCAAGGCAAGTTGCTGCTGGACAACGGCGATTTCGACGGCGCGATAGCTGCCTACACCAAGGCCATTCGTCTGAATCCACAAAACGCTCAGCACTACTCCAGCCGAGGCCAAGCTTACGAGCGAAAAGGCGAATGGGACAACGCCATCGCCGACTGCACCGAGGCAATTCGCCTCGATCCGCATGGCGCCGAGGGACACTTTGTTCGCGGAGTCGTTTATGGGCTGCGAGGTGATTTTGATCGAGGTATTGCTGATTGCACAGAGGCTATTCGCCGCGATCCGAAGTTGTTTAAAGCAGTTTGGTGGCGAGCCCGCCTCTATGATGCGAAGGGTGAGTTCTACAAGGCGATTGCCGACTTCACGGAATCCATCCGGCTCGATCCACGATATGCCGAAGTCTACTGGGGACGTGGCCATGCCTATAAGGAAACGGGTGAGTTCGACAAGGCGATCGCTGATTTCACGGAGTCCATTCGGCTCAAACCACGGTATGCCCAAGTTTATTTTGGACGGGGCTATGCTTATGGTAAGAGGGGTGAGTTCGACAAGGCGATTGCTGACTACACCGAGGCCATTCTACTCAACCCGGAGTATGTCACCGCGTACTACAATCGAGCCAGCGCCTATGGCAAGCAGGGTGAGTACGACAAGGCGATTGCGGATTACACCGAGGCCGTCCGAATCGACCCAAAGGATGCGGGGGCGCACTACAATCGTGGCTGCACCCATATCGAAAAGGGTGACTACGACGCTGCGATCACCGACTTTACTTCGGCGATTCAGATCAATTCCCAAGCTGGGTGCTTTTTCTACGCTCGCGGTTATGCGTACTCCGAAAAAGGCGACTACTACAACGCCGAAGCGGATTTGCGCCAGTCCGAGAAATTGGGATACAAAGGGCCTGGGGAATCACAGAGTAGACGGGACCGAATGTCGTAA